A stretch of the Bacillus sp. B-jedd genome encodes the following:
- a CDS encoding trans-sulfuration enzyme family protein — protein MKNQWEQDLEICLEYGDRRKEFGGAVIPPIFGSSLFVYETTDSLSEAVMNEQEQYVYTRGTNPTIEVAEMKLAALERGEVCRCFSSGMAAITAALLNSVKSGDHVLCVSNLYFSTMELIKYLGKFGISHTICYETDAEVIEKYIQANTAVIFMESPSYMTFRLTDLDTVASLAKKRGIRTIIDNTWATPLFQKPLLHGVDIVVHSLSKYLGGHSDLVGGAVIAGKEIMGTLFTKEFLLMGASFSPYEASLLLRGLRTLPYRMHGHQENAIKIAAFLEGHPNVLRVLYPGHPTHPDFSLGKSNLTGYTGVMAFTVDGGYEGVKRVLDRLEYIKIGVSWGSFESLALTPNTGSNERQLLSEQIDPGTIRLAVGLGDSGRIISDLEQALR, from the coding sequence ATGAAAAATCAATGGGAGCAGGATCTCGAGATTTGCCTCGAATACGGAGACCGGCGCAAAGAGTTTGGAGGCGCCGTGATTCCCCCAATCTTTGGCAGCTCCCTGTTTGTTTATGAAACAACGGACAGCCTGTCAGAGGCGGTCATGAACGAGCAGGAGCAATACGTCTATACAAGGGGGACCAATCCTACAATAGAAGTAGCCGAGATGAAGCTCGCCGCACTCGAACGCGGGGAAGTATGCCGCTGCTTTTCCTCCGGCATGGCCGCCATCACAGCAGCTTTGCTAAACTCCGTAAAAAGCGGGGACCACGTTTTGTGTGTCAGCAACCTCTACTTTTCCACTATGGAACTAATAAAGTACCTCGGCAAATTCGGAATTTCCCATACTATTTGTTATGAAACGGATGCGGAAGTTATTGAAAAATACATACAGGCTAATACCGCAGTCATTTTTATGGAAAGCCCCTCTTATATGACATTCAGGCTAACTGATCTGGATACGGTGGCTTCCCTTGCTAAAAAGCGCGGCATCCGGACGATCATTGACAACACCTGGGCAACCCCTCTTTTCCAGAAGCCTCTATTGCATGGAGTTGATATCGTCGTCCATTCATTGTCCAAATATCTCGGCGGCCACAGTGACCTTGTCGGCGGGGCGGTCATTGCCGGGAAAGAAATAATGGGAACGCTTTTTACAAAAGAATTTCTTTTGATGGGCGCGTCTTTTTCGCCATATGAAGCATCTTTGCTCCTCAGGGGACTCAGGACGCTCCCTTACAGAATGCATGGACACCAGGAGAATGCGATAAAAATAGCTGCCTTTCTGGAAGGGCATCCGAACGTTTTACGTGTTCTGTATCCTGGGCATCCTACGCATCCGGACTTTTCTCTTGGCAAAAGCAATCTTACAGGCTATACAGGGGTGATGGCGTTTACGGTGGATGGCGGGTATGAAGGAGTAAAGAGGGTACTGGACAGGCTGGAATATATCAAAATCGGTGTTTCCTGGGGCTCTTTTGAAAGTCTGGCCTTAACCCCAAATACAGGCAGTAATGAACGGCAGCTACTGTCCGAACAAATTGATCCGGGGACGATCCGCCTGGCGGTCGGTCTTGGAGATAGCGGACGGATCATTAGTGATTTGGAGCAGGCGCTCAGGTGA
- a CDS encoding cold-shock protein — MENGKVKWFNAEKGFGFIEREGGDDVFVHFSAIQGEGFKTLEEGQEVTFDVEQGARGPQAANVRKN; from the coding sequence ATGGAAAACGGTAAAGTAAAATGGTTTAATGCAGAAAAAGGTTTCGGATTCATCGAGCGCGAAGGTGGAGACGATGTATTCGTTCACTTCTCAGCTATCCAAGGCGAAGGCTTCAAAACTCTTGAAGAAGGCCAAGAAGTAACTTTCGACGTTGAACAAGGAGCTCGTGGACCACAAGCTGCTAACGTTCGCAAAAACTAA
- the rbsK gene encoding ribokinase → MAKKKITVIGSINMDLVTKTEQVPKMGETLLGEAFYTIPGGKGANQAVAAARLGADVTMVGCVGEDAFGRELIAHLGSESIHTGQIDKGAGTSTGIATITLSGGDNSIIVVPGANFLVTPEFVGKQEEVIAASDIILLQLEIPLESVEKAAELAKRHGVKVLLNPAPFQPLPEGLMENVDILTPNEHEYKLLLHSSGWAEHKRGKFMKKCIVTQGSRGVRIYSREQAEIPAFQVEAVDTTGAGDTFNGALAYALSEGFDLAEACRFANAAAALSVTKLGAQGGMPTRLDVDRFLHNANLEKR, encoded by the coding sequence ATGGCAAAAAAGAAAATTACCGTTATAGGCAGTATTAACATGGACTTGGTTACAAAAACAGAGCAGGTACCCAAAATGGGCGAAACATTATTGGGCGAAGCTTTTTATACGATACCTGGTGGGAAAGGGGCAAACCAGGCCGTCGCTGCTGCGAGGCTTGGCGCGGACGTCACAATGGTCGGCTGTGTGGGGGAAGACGCTTTTGGCCGGGAACTGATAGCCCATCTTGGAAGTGAATCAATTCACACTGGCCAAATAGACAAAGGAGCGGGAACATCAACCGGAATCGCCACCATTACTCTATCAGGTGGGGACAATAGCATTATCGTGGTACCTGGCGCTAATTTTCTGGTCACTCCCGAGTTTGTGGGAAAACAGGAAGAAGTCATCGCGGCCAGCGATATAATCCTGCTTCAACTAGAAATCCCTCTTGAATCAGTCGAAAAGGCTGCAGAATTAGCCAAAAGACACGGAGTGAAAGTATTACTAAACCCGGCGCCTTTCCAACCCCTTCCTGAAGGTTTAATGGAGAATGTGGATATCCTTACTCCTAACGAGCACGAATATAAGCTGCTGCTCCATTCCTCCGGCTGGGCGGAGCACAAGAGGGGAAAATTCATGAAAAAGTGCATTGTTACACAGGGATCAAGGGGAGTACGCATTTATTCCAGGGAACAGGCTGAAATACCCGCCTTCCAAGTCGAGGCAGTTGATACGACTGGTGCTGGGGATACGTTTAATGGAGCCCTTGCCTATGCGCTAAGTGAAGGATTCGATTTGGCGGAAGCCTGCCGCTTCGCAAATGCGGCCGCGGCCCTTTCCGTCACCAAACTCGGAGCCCAGGGCGGTATGCCAACCCGGTTGGATGTAGATCGCTTCTTACATAACGCAAACTTGGAAAAAAGATAA
- a CDS encoding FtsW/RodA/SpoVE family cell cycle protein, producing MDKFQKNYYDSTLLFIIFLFMIISCISVYSSQKYLPYPDNFALKQAVWFVAGLSLSSIVYFFDFEQIKRISPFAYIFGVLVLVALFLAPEPFAKEIKGAKAWFQIPGFGSLQPSEFMKVFLILFIGRIIVNHNDVHFRRTTGTDILLLCKIGLAAALPLAFILLQPDAGTAMAVSAIIIGMIFVSGINWRIIALMGLIATVLLGGLVFIYIEAPELLLLVLDKYQLNRIDAWIDPFKYRDGISYQLANSILAIGSGTMYGKGFNGAQVIVPEAHSDFIFTIIGEEFGFFGASVVISLYFILIYRIIVIALRNKGQYESLIATGVISMLTFHIFENIGMVIGLMPITGIPLPLLSYGGSSLLGTLLSLTLILNISAKTKKYMFGDDD from the coding sequence ATGGATAAATTCCAAAAAAACTATTATGATTCAACTTTGTTGTTTATCATATTCCTTTTTATGATCATCAGCTGCATCTCTGTATACAGTTCACAAAAATACTTGCCATACCCAGATAACTTCGCCTTGAAGCAGGCAGTTTGGTTTGTCGCTGGGTTAAGTCTTTCTTCTATTGTTTACTTTTTTGATTTTGAACAGATTAAAAGGATTTCACCATTTGCCTACATTTTCGGCGTATTGGTTTTGGTTGCCCTTTTCCTGGCACCTGAACCGTTTGCGAAGGAAATTAAGGGGGCTAAGGCGTGGTTCCAGATTCCCGGCTTTGGTTCGCTGCAGCCTTCCGAATTTATGAAAGTGTTTCTGATTTTATTCATTGGCCGAATCATCGTAAACCACAATGACGTGCATTTTCGCAGGACAACCGGGACCGATATCCTATTGCTATGTAAAATTGGCCTTGCCGCAGCCTTGCCACTCGCCTTTATTTTGCTGCAGCCTGATGCGGGCACCGCGATGGCTGTCTCTGCTATCATAATCGGGATGATTTTTGTTTCAGGCATCAATTGGCGAATTATCGCGTTAATGGGATTAATCGCGACAGTATTGCTTGGAGGCCTCGTCTTTATCTATATTGAGGCGCCGGAGTTGTTGCTTCTCGTTCTTGATAAATATCAGCTGAACCGGATTGATGCCTGGATTGATCCGTTTAAATACAGGGATGGCATTTCCTATCAGCTTGCAAATTCAATTTTGGCAATCGGTTCCGGCACCATGTATGGAAAAGGCTTCAACGGAGCGCAAGTAATCGTCCCTGAAGCCCACTCAGACTTTATTTTTACTATCATAGGGGAAGAATTCGGCTTTTTCGGGGCCAGCGTTGTTATCTCGCTCTACTTTATCCTGATCTATCGGATCATCGTCATTGCGCTGCGCAACAAGGGACAATACGAAAGCCTGATCGCCACGGGCGTCATTTCTATGCTTACCTTCCATATCTTTGAAAACATCGGCATGGTCATCGGCCTCATGCCGATAACAGGAATCCCTCTGCCACTCTTAAGCTACGGCGGAAGCTCCCTGCTCGGCACACTGCTGTCCCTGACACTTATCCTCAACATTTCCGCCAAAACAAAAAAATACATGTTTGGGGATGATGACTGA
- a CDS encoding helix-turn-helix domain-containing protein produces MEFGPLIKYYRTQRGMTQKELAEGICSIPHLSKIEHNSKEGNKETIALLLERLGVKIEDVAGKDKEIKSLLDDFDDKMTFQIKVEADRIFERLKELGGLIPFTSHIYTYELYKYRYMLFKGEDPAAEVQQELLRKHLKNFSRQERNLFDYFTSIHLMRQARYHQADLILEKLDAEYAVGINNGEFLYHRAFAKSHMLQPGHVIHFGKKALQHFMEQHNFKRILHTLMLLGINYTHSKIYEEASSCFEHLIRNAELLNETALLPQIYHNMGFLQRKMNMPDEAVHFFEKSLVMQKFKDINYLVTLYAIGETKHSEGDRKAAKKCFEEVFGLAEQLDSRKYLLLSTFYLMLEEGDPKSYEHLETKVIPLLEEGKEHRDDLAHFYKLLANHFIKVEMFEKAVYYLDKIS; encoded by the coding sequence ATGGAGTTTGGGCCCTTAATAAAATATTATAGGACGCAAAGGGGGATGACACAGAAGGAGCTAGCGGAAGGGATATGCTCAATCCCGCATTTAAGCAAGATTGAACATAACTCGAAAGAAGGAAACAAAGAAACGATTGCCCTGCTGCTCGAGAGGCTCGGAGTCAAAATTGAAGATGTGGCAGGTAAAGATAAGGAGATAAAATCCCTTCTCGATGACTTTGATGACAAAATGACTTTCCAAATCAAAGTTGAAGCCGACCGCATTTTCGAAAGACTTAAGGAGCTGGGAGGTTTGATCCCTTTCACATCCCATATTTATACATATGAATTGTATAAATACAGATACATGCTCTTTAAAGGGGAGGACCCAGCTGCCGAAGTACAGCAGGAACTGCTGAGAAAGCATCTTAAAAATTTCTCGCGGCAAGAAAGGAATTTATTCGATTACTTTACGAGTATCCATCTAATGAGGCAGGCGAGATATCATCAAGCCGATTTGATCCTTGAAAAGCTTGACGCGGAATATGCCGTCGGGATCAATAATGGGGAGTTCCTTTATCATCGTGCATTTGCTAAGAGTCATATGCTCCAGCCTGGTCATGTTATTCATTTTGGCAAAAAAGCACTCCAGCATTTCATGGAGCAGCATAATTTCAAAAGAATCCTCCATACCCTTATGCTGCTTGGCATCAATTATACCCATTCTAAGATTTATGAAGAGGCTTCCTCATGCTTTGAACATTTGATCAGAAATGCGGAGCTGCTGAATGAAACAGCGCTGCTTCCGCAAATCTATCATAATATGGGATTCCTTCAAAGAAAGATGAATATGCCCGACGAGGCTGTACATTTTTTTGAAAAAAGTTTAGTTATGCAAAAATTTAAAGACATAAATTACCTGGTAACCTTATATGCTATCGGTGAGACAAAGCATTCAGAAGGAGACAGGAAAGCTGCGAAGAAATGCTTTGAAGAAGTGTTTGGACTCGCGGAACAACTTGACAGCAGAAAATACCTCCTCCTGAGCACTTTTTACCTGATGCTTGAAGAGGGTGATCCAAAATCCTATGAACATTTGGAAACAAAGGTCATTCCGCTTCTTGAAGAAGGGAAGGAGCACAGGGACGATTTGGCTCATTTTTACAAACTTTTAGCAAATCACTTCATAAAAGTGGAAATGTTTGAAAAGGCAGTCTATTATTTAGATAAGATCAGTTAA